From a region of the Arachis ipaensis cultivar K30076 chromosome B09, Araip1.1, whole genome shotgun sequence genome:
- the LOC107616600 gene encoding root phototropism protein 3-like has translation MKNTCELQGAMSSGKSNRCVVLPADVPLLADSLEPTRNHAWIPKASSPADLIIQVDHSSFHLHKLAMISRSEYLNRLVFQGGCNIEISGDRLIIQLENIPGGRKAFELVVKFCYGWKIDITAENVAPLYCAAHFLEMSEELEEGNLISKTEAFLSFLILSSWKDTFRILKSCESILSWAKDLQIVKHCSEAIAWKACSKSPSATTYDEDYSKFDNSWWFEDVSKLRIDHFVEVIQCLKRGGTKSDLVGSCIQHWTMKWFSQFTLTGLDKVTPKHVSIQLHRVSTECLIRLLPTEVNSVSCNFLLHLLKAGVMLKIDLELLCVLERRIALMLDQCSVSDLLVKNQGDKGSLNDVDVVVRVLQCYVCHISKNSKEKMHAIGRLVDGYLIQVARDKNLRVESIKSLVEALPQDARLCDDLLYRAIDMYLKAHPELREDEREEVCKVLGYHRLSQEARVHVAKNNRLPVKLTTQFMLLEQVNMATRSVTSDEPNYRRTHTHTVIRVSTDFERRNINANEMKLMKRDVEVMKSQLLELNTCRIKLQKQLRKRCIW, from the exons ATGAAGAACACGTGTGAATTGCAAGGGGCAATGTCCAGTGGGAAGAGTAACCGATGTGTTGTTTTACCAGCTGATGTTCCTTTGCTTGCTGATTCCCTAGAACCAACCAGAAACCATGCCTG GATTCCCAAGGCAAGTTCCCCTGCTGATTTGATCATACAAGTTGATCACTCCAGCTTTCATTTGCATAAG CTTGCTATGATCTCAAGAAGTGAATATTTGAATAGGCTTGTCTTTCAAGGGGGATGTAACATTGAAATTTCCGGTGACAGACTCATAATCCAATTAGAGAACATTCCAGGTGGCAGAAAAGCATTCGAATTAGTAGTGAAGTTCTGTTATGGTTGGAAGATTGATATAACTGCAGAAAACGTTGCCCCATTATACTGTGCTGCACATTTCTTGGAAATGAGTGAAGAACTTGAAGAAGGAAACCTCATTTCCAAGACAGAAGCTTTTCTCAGCTTCCTAATACTCTCTTCATGGAAGGACACATTCCGAATACTCAAAAGCTGTGAATCCATTTTGTCTTGGGCCAAGGATTTGCAAATAGTGAAGCATTGCTCGGAAGCAATAGCTTGGAAGGCATGCTCAAAAAGTCCAAGTGCAACAACATATGATGAGGACTACTCAAAATTTGATAATTCTTGGTGGTTCGAAGATGTATCGAAGCTGCGAATCGATCATTTCGTGGAAGTGATTCAGTGTCTCAAAAGGGGTGGAACAAAATCTGATCTTGTTGGTTCTTGCATACAACATTGGACAATGAAATGGTTTTCCCAATTCACACTTACTGGACTTGACAAAGTGACACCTAAACACGTATCAATCCAGTTACATAGAGTTTCGACCGAATGCTTGATTAGGTTACTTCCCACTGAAGTAAACTCAGTTTCTTGCAATTTCTTGCTTCACCTACTAAAAGCAGGGGTAATGCTGAAAATCGATCTGGAGTTGTTGTGTGTGCTTGAAAGAAGGATAGCTTTAATGTTGGATCAATGCAGTGTCTCTGATCTGTTGGTTAAGAACCAAGGAGATAAGGGTTCTTTGAACGATGTAGATGTTGTTGTGAGAGTGTTACAGTGTTATGTTTGCCACATTTCAAAGAATTCTAAGGAAAAAATGCATGCCATTGGAAGGTTGGTGGATGGGTATCTCATACAGGTTGCAAGGGATAAGAATCTTAGAGTGGAGAGTATCAAATCACTTGTTGAAGCTTTGCCACAAGATGctagattatgtgatgatcttCTCTATAGAGCTATCGACATGTACCTTAAG GCACATCCAGAATTGAGAGAAGACGAGAGAGAAGAGGTGTGTAAAGTTTTGGGATACCATAGATTGTCACAAGAAGCGCGTGTGCATGTGGCGAAGAATAATAGGTTGCCGGTGAAATTGACAACGCAATTCATGCTTCTTGAACAAGTGAACATGGCAACAAGGTCAGTGACCAGTGATGAACCAAATTACAGGAGGACACATACTCATACAGTTATAAGAGTAAGCACAGATTTCGAGAGAAGAAATATAAATGCCAATgagatgaaattgatgaagagaGATGTTGAAGTTATGAAGTCTCAACTCTTGGAACTAAATACATGCAGAATAAAGCTCCAAAAGCAATTAAGGAAGAGATGCATTTGGTGA